A single Pseudomonas sp. DC1.2 DNA region contains:
- a CDS encoding nitrite/sulfite reductase: MYQYDEYDRALVFERVAQFRDQVARYMAGELSEEEFLPLRLQNGLYLQKHAYMLRVAIPYGTLSAQQMRTLASIARDFDRGYGHFTTRQNMQFNWIELAQVPDILERLAQVQMHAIQTSGNCVRNITTEAFAGVAADEMIDPRPLAEILRQWSTINPEFLFLPRKFKIAICSAKQDRAAIMMHDIGLYLYPAADGQMLLRVIVGGGLGRTPILGLQIREGLPWQHLLSYVEAVLRVYNRHGRRDNKYKARIKILVKALGIEAFSKEVEEEWQHLKDGPAQLTDVEYARVASAFVLPAYRPLTETDLDFGTHLAEHPAFARWVARNVQPHKVPGYACAVLSTKPGRASPPGDVTDQQMDAVAAWSEQFGFGEIRIAHEQNIVLPDVPKADLYALWCLACEQGLGCANVGLLTDIIACPGGDFCALANAKSIPIAQAIQARFEDLDYLHDLGDISLNISGCINACGHHHIGNIGILGVDKNGSEWYQITLGGAQGKNSTLGKVMGPSFSAAEIPAVIERIISTFARYRESEELFVDTLARIGLEPFKERVYPKMLGVPA; this comes from the coding sequence ATGTATCAGTACGATGAGTATGACCGGGCGCTGGTGTTCGAACGGGTTGCGCAGTTCCGTGATCAGGTCGCACGCTATATGGCCGGTGAGTTGAGCGAAGAAGAGTTTCTGCCCCTGCGCTTACAAAATGGCCTGTACCTGCAAAAGCACGCTTACATGCTGCGCGTCGCAATTCCTTACGGCACCCTGAGCGCCCAACAGATGCGTACCCTGGCGAGCATTGCGCGAGATTTTGATCGCGGCTACGGCCACTTCACTACCCGGCAGAACATGCAGTTCAACTGGATCGAACTGGCCCAAGTGCCGGACATCCTCGAACGTCTGGCGCAGGTGCAGATGCACGCTATCCAGACCTCTGGCAACTGCGTGCGCAACATCACCACAGAAGCTTTTGCCGGGGTCGCTGCAGACGAAATGATTGACCCGCGTCCACTGGCGGAAATCCTCCGGCAATGGTCGACCATCAATCCTGAATTCCTGTTCTTGCCGCGTAAATTCAAGATCGCCATCTGCTCGGCGAAACAGGACCGTGCGGCGATCATGATGCATGACATTGGCCTCTATCTTTATCCCGCTGCCGATGGGCAAATGCTGCTGCGGGTGATCGTTGGCGGTGGATTGGGGCGAACGCCGATCCTCGGTTTACAGATCCGCGAGGGCTTACCCTGGCAGCACCTGTTGTCCTACGTCGAGGCGGTGTTACGGGTCTATAACCGACACGGTCGGCGCGACAACAAGTACAAGGCGCGTATCAAGATTCTGGTGAAAGCGCTGGGCATCGAAGCCTTCTCCAAAGAAGTGGAAGAGGAGTGGCAGCACCTCAAGGACGGCCCTGCGCAGTTGACCGACGTCGAGTACGCGCGCGTGGCCAGTGCTTTCGTCCTGCCGGCTTACCGCCCGTTGACCGAGACGGACCTGGATTTCGGCACGCACTTGGCCGAGCATCCGGCATTCGCTCGCTGGGTGGCGCGCAACGTGCAACCGCACAAGGTGCCGGGTTATGCCTGCGCGGTGCTCTCGACCAAGCCGGGCCGCGCTTCGCCGCCGGGCGATGTGACCGACCAGCAGATGGACGCGGTGGCTGCATGGTCCGAGCAGTTCGGCTTTGGCGAAATTCGTATCGCCCATGAGCAGAACATCGTGCTGCCAGACGTGCCCAAAGCCGATCTTTACGCGCTCTGGTGCCTGGCCTGTGAACAAGGCTTGGGCTGCGCCAACGTTGGGTTGCTGACAGACATCATTGCCTGCCCAGGTGGTGACTTCTGTGCCTTGGCTAACGCCAAATCAATCCCCATTGCCCAGGCGATTCAGGCCCGTTTCGAAGACCTGGACTACCTTCACGACCTGGGCGATATCAGCCTGAATATCTCCGGTTGCATCAATGCCTGCGGGCATCACCACATCGGCAACATTGGCATTCTCGGTGTCGATAAAAACGGCAGTGAGTGGTATCAGATCACCCTCGGCGGCGCGCAAGGCAAAAACAGTACGCTGGGCAAAGTCATGGGTCCCTCGTTTAGCGCCGCTGAAATACCTGCGGTGATCGAGCGGATCATCAGCACGTTTGCCCGCTACCGGGAGAGCGAAGAGCTGTTCGTTGATACCCTCGCGCGTATTGGTCTGGAACCGTTTAAGGAAAGGGTTTACCCGAAAATGCTGGGGGTCCCGGCATGA
- a CDS encoding MdtB/MuxB family multidrug efflux RND transporter permease subunit: MNISRLFILRPVATTLSMLAIILAGLIAYRLLPVSALPQVDYPTIRVMTLYPGASPDVMTSAVTAPLERQFGQMPGLTQMASTSSGGASVLTLRFSLDINMDVAEQQVQAAINAATNLLPKDLPAPPVYNKVNPADTPVLTLAITSKTMLLPKLNDLVDTRMAQKIAQISGVGMVSIAGGQRQAVRIKVNPEALAANGLNLSDVRTLVGASNVNQPKGNFDGPTRVSMLDANDQLTSPKDYANLILAYTKGAPLRLKDVAEIVDGAENERLAAWANENQAVLLNIQRQPGANVIEVVDRIKALLPSITDNLPAGLDVTVLTDRTQTIRASVTDVQHELLIAIALVVMVTFLFLRRASATIIPSVAVPLSLIGTFGVMYLAGFSVNNLTLMALTIATGFVVDDAIVMLENISRFIEEGDSPLNAALKGAKQIGFTLISLTLSLIAVLIPLLFMADVVGRLFREFAITLAVAILISLVVSLTLTPMMCARLLKREPKEEEQGRFYRASGATIDWMIAAYGRKLQWVLKHQPLTLLVAIGTLALTVVLYMVVPKGFFPVQDTGVIQGISEAPQSISFAAMSERQQELAKVILADPAVQSLSSYIGVDGDNATLNSGRMLINLKPHSVRNLSATKVIARLQPQVDKLIGIRLFMQPVQDLTIEDRVSRTQYQFSMSSPDSELLSLWSGRLVDALAKQPDLTDVASDLQDKGLQVYLVIDRDAASRVGVSVSNITDALYDAFGQRQISTIYTQASQYRVVLQSQSGEKIGPDALNQIHVKTTAGTQVRLSSLAHVEERQAQLAITHIGQFPAVMMSFNLAPGVALGHAVDIINQVQKDIGMPIGVQTQFQGAAQAFQASLSSTLLLILAAVVTMYIVLGVLYESYIHPITILSTLPSAAVGALLALLLSGNDLGMIAIIGIILLIGIVKKNAIMMIDFALDAERNQGMDPEKAIYQAALLRFRPILMTTLAALFGAVPLMLATGSGAELRQPLGLVMVGGLLVSQVLTLFTTPVIYLYFDRLGRRWGRAPSRVESVEQP; encoded by the coding sequence ATGAACATCTCGCGGCTGTTCATCCTTCGCCCGGTCGCAACGACCCTGAGCATGCTGGCCATTATTCTGGCCGGTCTCATCGCTTACCGGCTGCTGCCGGTGTCTGCTTTGCCTCAGGTTGATTACCCGACTATCCGCGTCATGACCCTATACCCTGGCGCCAGTCCGGATGTAATGACCAGCGCCGTGACGGCACCGTTGGAGCGTCAGTTCGGGCAGATGCCGGGCCTGACCCAGATGGCGTCCACCAGCTCTGGCGGCGCTTCGGTGTTGACCCTGCGGTTCAGCCTCGACATCAACATGGATGTCGCCGAGCAGCAGGTGCAGGCGGCGATCAACGCTGCGACCAATTTGTTACCCAAGGATTTGCCCGCACCGCCGGTGTACAACAAGGTCAACCCGGCCGACACACCGGTGCTGACGCTGGCCATCACCTCCAAGACCATGCTGCTGCCCAAACTCAATGATTTGGTCGACACACGCATGGCGCAAAAAATCGCCCAGATCAGCGGTGTCGGCATGGTCAGCATTGCTGGCGGCCAGCGTCAGGCGGTGCGAATCAAGGTCAACCCCGAGGCCCTGGCCGCCAATGGTTTGAACCTCTCGGACGTGCGGACCCTGGTGGGTGCGTCGAACGTCAACCAGCCCAAGGGCAACTTCGACGGACCGACTCGGGTCTCGATGCTTGACGCCAACGACCAACTGACCTCGCCCAAGGATTACGCCAACCTGATTCTGGCTTATACCAAGGGTGCGCCATTGCGGCTCAAGGACGTCGCCGAAATCGTCGACGGCGCCGAAAACGAACGACTCGCGGCCTGGGCCAACGAAAACCAGGCCGTGTTGCTGAACATCCAGCGTCAGCCCGGTGCCAACGTTATTGAAGTCGTGGACCGGATCAAGGCCCTGTTGCCGAGCATCACCGACAACCTGCCGGCCGGCCTTGATGTCACCGTCCTCACCGACCGTACCCAGACTATTCGCGCGTCGGTTACCGACGTGCAGCATGAACTGTTGATTGCCATCGCGCTGGTGGTGATGGTGACCTTCCTGTTCCTGCGTCGGGCCAGCGCCACGATCATTCCCTCCGTGGCGGTGCCCCTGTCGCTGATCGGCACCTTTGGCGTGATGTACCTCGCAGGCTTCTCGGTCAACAACCTGACCCTGATGGCCCTGACCATCGCCACCGGTTTTGTGGTGGACGATGCAATCGTCATGCTGGAGAACATTTCCCGGTTCATCGAAGAAGGCGACAGCCCACTGAATGCGGCGCTCAAGGGCGCCAAACAAATTGGCTTCACCCTGATTTCCCTGACGCTGTCGCTGATTGCGGTGCTGATCCCGCTGCTGTTCATGGCCGATGTGGTAGGGCGCCTGTTCCGCGAATTCGCCATCACGCTGGCGGTGGCCATCCTGATCTCCCTGGTGGTATCGCTGACCCTGACGCCGATGATGTGCGCGCGGTTGCTCAAGCGTGAACCCAAGGAAGAAGAGCAGGGCCGCTTTTACCGGGCCAGCGGCGCGACCATTGACTGGATGATCGCCGCCTACGGGCGCAAATTGCAGTGGGTACTCAAGCACCAGCCGCTGACGTTGCTGGTAGCCATCGGCACCCTGGCGTTGACGGTGGTGCTGTACATGGTAGTGCCCAAGGGGTTTTTCCCGGTGCAGGACACCGGGGTGATTCAGGGTATTTCCGAGGCGCCGCAGTCGATTTCCTTTGCCGCCATGAGCGAGCGTCAGCAGGAGCTGGCGAAGGTGATCCTGGCGGACCCGGCGGTGCAGAGCCTGTCTTCCTATATTGGTGTGGACGGTGACAACGCGACGCTCAACAGCGGTCGTATGCTGATCAACCTCAAGCCACACAGCGTGCGCAACCTGAGTGCCACCAAAGTGATTGCCCGCCTGCAACCGCAAGTGGACAAGTTGATCGGTATTCGCCTGTTCATGCAGCCGGTGCAGGACCTCACCATTGAAGACCGGGTCAGCCGCACGCAGTACCAGTTCAGTATGTCGTCGCCGGATTCCGAATTGCTCAGCCTGTGGAGCGGTCGTCTGGTCGACGCGCTGGCCAAACAGCCGGACCTGACCGACGTCGCCAGCGATTTGCAGGACAAGGGTTTGCAGGTGTATCTGGTGATCGACCGGGATGCGGCATCGCGGGTCGGGGTCTCGGTGTCGAACATTACCGATGCGCTATACGACGCCTTCGGTCAGCGGCAGATTTCCACTATTTACACGCAGGCCAGCCAGTACCGCGTGGTCTTGCAATCACAGTCCGGAGAGAAGATTGGCCCTGATGCGTTGAACCAGATTCACGTCAAGACCACTGCTGGAACTCAGGTGCGTCTGTCGAGCCTGGCCCACGTCGAGGAACGTCAGGCGCAATTGGCGATCACCCACATCGGCCAGTTTCCGGCAGTGATGATGTCCTTCAACCTCGCCCCCGGCGTGGCGCTGGGGCATGCAGTAGACATCATTAATCAAGTGCAGAAGGACATCGGCATGCCGATTGGCGTGCAGACTCAGTTCCAGGGGGCGGCCCAGGCTTTCCAGGCCTCGCTTTCGAGCACTTTGCTGCTGATTCTGGCAGCGGTGGTGACGATGTACATCGTCCTCGGCGTGCTTTACGAGAGCTATATCCACCCGATCACCATCCTCTCGACCTTGCCCTCGGCGGCGGTCGGCGCCTTACTGGCGCTGCTGTTGAGCGGCAATGACCTGGGGATGATCGCGATCATCGGCATCATCCTGCTGATCGGTATTGTGAAAAAGAACGCGATCATGATGATCGACTTCGCCCTCGACGCTGAACGCAATCAGGGCATGGACCCTGAAAAGGCGATTTATCAGGCAGCGCTGCTGCGTTTCCGGCCGATTCTGATGACCACCCTGGCGGCGCTGTTTGGCGCCGTGCCATTGATGCTGGCCACCGGCTCCGGCGCGGAATTGCGCCAGCCGTTGGGTCTGGTGATGGTCGGTGGGTTGCTGGTAAGCCAGGTGTTGACGCTGTTCACCACACCGGTGATCTACTTGTATTTCGACCGTCTCGGTCGGCGCTGGGGCCGTGCGCCTTCGCGCGTGGAGTCGGTAGAGCAGCCATGA
- a CDS encoding MdtA/MuxA family multidrug efflux RND transporter periplasmic adaptor subunit, protein MVDHSMQSSTPRRSRRWLFGLLVLLIIAGACWKFWPAGNNHEATTNKAAAGHTGKAGGMRPGFGGATGPIPVRVAPAVKGDFPVYYKALGTVTALNTINVRSRVAGELMKVSFEEGQMVKAGDLLAEIDPRPYQNALLQTEGTLLQNQAQLKNAQVDVERYRGLFKEDSIAKQTLDTAEALVGQYQGTVKTNLAAVNDAKLNLEFTKIRAPIAGRVGLRQLDVGNLVAANDTTALVIITQTQPISVVFTLPENSLDTVLARYHSGAKLPAEAWDRGDTKLQATGVLQSLDNQIDVSTGTLKFKARYDNRDQSLFPNQFVNLHLLADTLKGVVLAPSAAIQYGTNGTFVYALDGDKKVTVRQLKVGPSDGNNTVITEGLAVGDRVVLEGTDRLKEGSEVEVVNDTPQVPSTAAENLPGKPAAGTPDAAVTDKAKKGGA, encoded by the coding sequence ATGGTTGATCATTCAATGCAATCCTCCACACCCCGTCGTTCCCGTCGCTGGCTGTTCGGCCTGCTTGTCCTGTTGATTATCGCGGGCGCGTGCTGGAAATTCTGGCCTGCCGGCAATAACCATGAGGCCACAACGAACAAAGCTGCCGCTGGGCATACGGGTAAGGCGGGGGGGATGCGTCCAGGATTTGGCGGGGCGACCGGGCCGATCCCGGTGCGCGTGGCGCCGGCGGTCAAAGGGGACTTCCCGGTCTATTACAAGGCCTTGGGCACCGTCACGGCGCTGAACACCATCAATGTACGCAGCCGGGTGGCTGGCGAGTTGATGAAGGTGTCGTTCGAGGAAGGCCAGATGGTCAAAGCGGGTGATCTGCTCGCCGAGATTGATCCGCGTCCTTACCAGAACGCCTTGCTCCAGACCGAAGGCACGCTGTTACAGAACCAGGCGCAACTGAAAAACGCTCAGGTGGATGTCGAGCGCTATCGCGGCCTGTTCAAAGAGGACAGCATCGCCAAGCAGACCCTGGATACCGCTGAAGCGCTGGTCGGCCAGTACCAGGGGACGGTCAAGACCAACCTGGCCGCCGTCAACGACGCCAAGCTCAACCTCGAATTCACCAAAATCCGTGCGCCGATTGCCGGGCGTGTCGGCTTGCGTCAGCTTGACGTCGGCAACCTGGTCGCGGCCAACGACACCACAGCGCTGGTGATCATTACCCAGACCCAGCCGATCAGCGTCGTCTTCACCTTGCCGGAGAACAGCCTCGACACCGTATTGGCACGCTATCACTCGGGCGCTAAATTACCCGCCGAAGCCTGGGACCGTGGCGACACGAAATTGCAGGCGACCGGCGTGTTGCAGAGCCTGGACAACCAGATTGACGTCAGCACCGGCACGCTGAAGTTCAAGGCGCGCTACGACAACCGTGATCAGTCGCTATTCCCTAATCAGTTTGTGAACCTGCACTTGCTGGCCGACACCCTCAAGGGGGTGGTGCTTGCGCCATCGGCAGCTATCCAGTACGGCACCAACGGCACCTTCGTCTACGCGCTGGATGGCGACAAGAAGGTCACGGTTCGCCAATTGAAAGTTGGCCCGAGCGACGGCAACAACACCGTAATTACCGAAGGCCTGGCTGTGGGCGATCGCGTCGTCCTCGAAGGCACCGACCGCTTGAAGGAAGGCAGCGAGGTGGAAGTGGTCAACGACACGCCACAAGTTCCGAGCACTGCGGCCGAAAACCTGCCAGGCAAGCCGGCCGCCGGTACTCCTGATGCCGCCGTTACCGACAAGGCGAAAAAGGGCGGCGCATGA
- the tpx gene encoding thiol peroxidase gives MAQVTLKGSPVQVNGQLPQAGSKAPAFSLVAGNLSDVTLASFAGKRKVLNIFPSVDTPTCATSVRKFNAQANDIANTVVLCISADLPFAQARFCGAEGLENVQNLSTLRGAEFIENYGVAIADGPLKGLTARAVVVLDENDNVLHSELVKEIAEEPNYEAALAVLK, from the coding sequence ATGGCTCAAGTCACTCTTAAAGGCTCTCCGGTTCAAGTCAACGGCCAACTGCCACAAGCTGGCTCCAAGGCGCCAGCCTTTTCCCTGGTGGCCGGCAATCTGTCGGACGTGACCCTGGCGAGCTTCGCCGGCAAGCGCAAAGTATTGAACATTTTCCCAAGCGTCGACACCCCGACCTGCGCCACGTCGGTTCGCAAGTTCAACGCCCAGGCCAATGACATCGCCAACACTGTCGTGCTGTGCATCTCCGCGGACCTGCCGTTTGCCCAAGCTCGCTTTTGCGGCGCCGAAGGTCTGGAAAACGTACAGAACCTGTCGACCCTGCGCGGTGCAGAATTCATCGAGAACTATGGCGTTGCCATTGCTGATGGCCCGCTCAAAGGCCTGACCGCGCGTGCCGTGGTGGTTCTGGACGAAAACGACAACGTACTGCACAGCGAGCTGGTTAAAGAAATCGCTGAAGAGCCTAATTATGAAGCGGCGCTCGCCGTTCTCAAGTAA
- a CDS encoding DUF1254 domain-containing protein, whose translation MPIEKTSRLLLAGLSLLLSCSAWADFTATPEEARGIAKEAYLYGFPVVEMYKTLYTQAVDKGGPNFKAPFNKIANTAKVFTAADTAFVTPNADTPYSFVWMDLRTEPVVLSLPPIAENRYYSVQLIDLYTQNFAYLGTRSTGNKGGNFMLVGPDWQGQQPVNIDRLIRSESNIAYALYRTQLFDNDDLRKVKQIQNAYKVQTLSQYLKQPAPPAAPKIDWPKPTPDMSDSPELFRYLNFMLSFAPSQDVEKDLLARLAKIGIAAGQPFKFSDLSAEQRKALEGGIADAKAEFAQFKKDKVDTHQVSSGDLFGTRDHLKGNYLYRYAGANIGLFGNSAEEATYINYFADSQGKPVNGARHSYTLHFNKDELPPADAFWSLTLYDGKTKFLVANHKRRYLINSRMLPKLKRDADGGLTVYVQHSEPVGDKKINWLPAPHGPFYAVLRIYLPKPEVVNGEWKIPLLAPISQ comes from the coding sequence ATGCCGATTGAAAAAACATCCCGCTTACTGCTGGCAGGCCTCTCGCTACTGCTGAGTTGCAGCGCCTGGGCGGATTTCACCGCAACCCCGGAAGAAGCCCGCGGCATCGCCAAGGAAGCCTATTTGTATGGTTTTCCGGTGGTGGAGATGTACAAAACCCTCTACACCCAAGCGGTGGACAAAGGAGGACCGAACTTCAAGGCGCCGTTCAACAAGATCGCCAACACGGCCAAGGTGTTCACAGCCGCGGACACAGCGTTTGTCACGCCAAACGCGGACACACCCTACTCGTTCGTCTGGATGGATCTACGGACCGAACCGGTGGTACTGAGCCTGCCGCCAATCGCTGAAAACCGCTATTACTCGGTGCAACTGATTGACCTCTACACTCAGAACTTTGCTTACCTGGGCACCCGCAGCACTGGCAATAAGGGCGGTAATTTCATGCTTGTCGGCCCCGACTGGCAGGGCCAGCAACCGGTGAATATCGATCGCCTGATACGCAGTGAAAGCAACATCGCCTATGCGCTGTATCGCACGCAACTGTTTGACAACGATGACCTGCGCAAGGTCAAGCAGATCCAGAACGCCTACAAGGTTCAAACCCTGAGCCAATACCTTAAGCAACCGGCACCGCCGGCTGCGCCGAAAATCGATTGGCCCAAGCCAACGCCGGACATGAGCGACAGCCCGGAGCTGTTCCGTTACCTGAACTTCATGCTGAGCTTCGCGCCGTCTCAGGACGTGGAAAAAGACCTACTGGCACGCCTTGCAAAAATTGGCATCGCGGCCGGTCAACCGTTCAAATTCAGCGACCTCAGTGCCGAGCAACGCAAGGCATTGGAAGGCGGTATCGCTGATGCCAAGGCCGAGTTCGCGCAGTTCAAGAAAGATAAGGTCGATACACATCAGGTCAGCAGCGGTGATTTGTTCGGCACACGTGATCACCTCAAAGGCAATTACCTGTACCGCTACGCCGGCGCGAACATCGGCCTCTTCGGCAACTCCGCCGAAGAAGCCACCTACATCAACTACTTCGCCGACAGCCAAGGCAAGCCGGTTAACGGTGCCCGACACAGTTACACCTTGCACTTCAACAAGGATGAACTGCCGCCGGCCGATGCCTTTTGGTCGCTAACCCTGTATGACGGAAAAACTAAATTTCTGGTGGCCAATCACAAGCGGCGCTACCTGATCAATTCACGGATGCTGCCCAAACTCAAGCGCGATGCGGACGGTGGGTTGACTGTGTATGTGCAGCACTCAGAGCCTGTGGGCGACAAGAAAATCAACTGGTTGCCGGCTCCTCACGGGCCGTTTTATGCAGTGCTGCGCATTTACCTGCCCAAACCTGAAGTGGTGAACGGCGAGTGGAAAATTCCGCTGCTGGCGCCGATCAGTCAGTAA
- a CDS encoding DUF934 domain-containing protein, producing the protein MNNLLRLEEGVARIVVDDPWTLVRDFDAPLPSGPLMVPLAGWLIRRIDYNPVRDAVWLGPDDEVESLKPWLRLLPLIALDFPSFRDGRAYSQAYLLRTRLGWQGELRAVGDVLRDQLSHMRQCGFDSFAVREDKSVEDALKGLAGMSVTYGRSAIEPRPLFRRR; encoded by the coding sequence ATGAACAATCTGCTGCGACTGGAGGAGGGCGTGGCGCGGATTGTGGTGGATGATCCATGGACGCTGGTCAGGGACTTCGATGCGCCGTTACCTTCTGGGCCGTTGATGGTGCCATTGGCCGGCTGGTTGATACGGCGCATCGACTATAACCCCGTCCGCGACGCCGTGTGGCTCGGCCCGGATGACGAAGTCGAAAGCCTGAAGCCGTGGTTAAGGTTGCTGCCGCTGATTGCCCTGGATTTCCCGAGTTTTCGTGACGGGCGCGCGTACAGCCAAGCGTACTTGCTGCGCACTCGATTGGGGTGGCAGGGAGAACTGCGGGCGGTGGGCGATGTACTGCGTGATCAACTCAGCCACATGCGTCAATGTGGATTCGACAGCTTTGCCGTGCGCGAAGACAAATCCGTCGAGGACGCCCTTAAGGGGTTAGCCGGAATGAGCGTGACGTATGGGCGCTCGGCCATTGAGCCGAGGCCTCTGTTCCGGCGGCGCTGA
- a CDS encoding tetratricopeptide repeat protein — translation MPKPENKSKQPKPDSSARLISRYLFPTTIGLLLLAVVGIVWFLLSSQPGPVAYTVLSTPVTQVVKPPPVAAFSPPPSAQMVDEKQCQGCHTEQVKDWQGSHHQLAMQPASADTMLGDFNHVTFKAEKETTVFSRKGDDFWVNAPGIDGKNADFKVAYTFGIAPLQQYLIEVGEGRLQALGVAWDTEKHRWFHLYTGQGVNFKNPLHWSKPSQNANFMCVECHATGYKRNFDAAKNTFESHWNSLGVGCQACHGPASKHLEWTAKKTDLIHAGFAVDLKDKNATVEIETCARCHSRRAPLGDGYTVGKRLMDDYLPSTLTRELYALDGKIKDEVFEHGSFAQSKMFDKGVRCSNCHNPHSTELKAPGNGVCLQCHNTAGKTAVEGVDGKGLQAKNYDSIEHTRHTMGQPGSQCVDCHMPGKFYMGNDFRHDHSFSIPNPERASRLGTPDACLTCHQGKTGDQVTEQFQLWNTASASAVQAPRYDESLWLIRNGQPGAAQALYEQLQRSNLPAIERATLLAELPLYPSEQALKLATQDLSNPAPQVRESAVRAISAFLPSPERAPLLIPLLGDPVKAVRIVAARDLLNVARNGLGSAQTHWNAAIAEYEDVQKSLAERAEANLNLAMLYQGSARTAQVEPLLRSALKRDPDFYPALVTLVQWLEANGRGAQAQALLEQRVNEHPDAALLLHTQGLSLVRAGKTAQAMPLLHKAAALEPQSAQYGYVLAVALHDRGQIDEACQELERLLKVQPANRNARLSLIQYYLANGQEPKAQVLWQDWKKINSGDPALK, via the coding sequence ATGCCGAAGCCTGAAAACAAGAGTAAGCAACCCAAACCTGATTCGTCAGCGCGGCTGATTTCCCGCTACCTTTTTCCCACTACCATCGGCCTGTTGCTGTTGGCTGTGGTAGGGATCGTCTGGTTTTTATTGAGCAGTCAACCCGGCCCCGTGGCCTATACCGTTCTGAGCACACCGGTTACTCAAGTGGTAAAGCCACCACCAGTGGCGGCTTTTTCGCCTCCGCCCTCGGCGCAGATGGTCGACGAAAAACAATGCCAAGGCTGCCACACCGAGCAGGTCAAGGATTGGCAAGGCTCACATCATCAATTAGCGATGCAACCGGCCAGCGCCGACACGATGCTCGGTGACTTCAACCACGTCACCTTCAAGGCCGAAAAAGAAACCACGGTGTTCTCGCGCAAGGGTGACGATTTTTGGGTCAACGCGCCGGGGATCGACGGTAAGAATGCCGACTTCAAGGTTGCCTACACCTTCGGCATCGCACCGCTTCAGCAATACCTGATCGAGGTCGGCGAAGGTCGCCTGCAAGCATTGGGCGTGGCATGGGATACCGAGAAGCATCGCTGGTTTCATCTTTATACGGGCCAGGGGGTCAACTTCAAGAATCCGCTGCACTGGAGCAAGCCAAGCCAGAACGCCAACTTCATGTGTGTCGAGTGCCATGCCACCGGCTATAAGCGCAATTTCGACGCGGCAAAAAACACCTTTGAAAGTCACTGGAACAGCCTCGGTGTCGGCTGCCAGGCGTGCCACGGCCCCGCGTCAAAACACTTGGAATGGACGGCGAAGAAAACCGACCTGATTCACGCCGGTTTTGCCGTCGATCTCAAGGACAAAAACGCCACGGTCGAAATCGAAACCTGCGCCCGTTGTCACTCCCGCCGCGCGCCGTTGGGCGATGGCTACACCGTGGGCAAACGGCTGATGGATGATTACTTGCCAAGCACCCTGACCCGCGAGCTGTATGCGCTGGATGGCAAGATCAAGGATGAAGTGTTTGAACACGGTTCCTTTGCTCAAAGCAAAATGTTCGACAAGGGCGTGCGTTGCAGCAACTGCCACAACCCCCACAGCACCGAACTCAAGGCGCCGGGCAACGGTGTGTGCTTGCAATGCCACAACACCGCTGGCAAGACTGCTGTGGAAGGCGTCGACGGCAAGGGCCTGCAAGCGAAAAACTACGACTCCATCGAACACACCCGGCACACCATGGGCCAGCCGGGCTCGCAGTGCGTGGATTGCCATATGCCGGGCAAGTTCTACATGGGCAACGACTTCCGGCATGACCACAGCTTCAGCATTCCCAACCCTGAACGTGCGTCAAGACTCGGAACACCGGATGCGTGCCTGACGTGCCACCAAGGCAAGACTGGAGACCAGGTCACCGAGCAGTTCCAGCTCTGGAACACCGCTTCGGCATCCGCTGTTCAGGCACCGCGTTATGACGAAAGCCTGTGGCTGATTCGCAACGGTCAACCTGGCGCGGCGCAAGCGTTGTACGAGCAGTTGCAGCGCAGTAATCTGCCGGCAATTGAACGGGCGACCTTGCTGGCCGAGTTGCCGCTGTACCCGAGCGAACAAGCGCTGAAACTGGCGACTCAGGACTTGAGTAACCCCGCGCCGCAGGTGCGTGAGAGCGCGGTGCGGGCGATCAGTGCGTTCCTGCCGTCACCGGAGCGCGCGCCGTTGCTGATACCGCTGCTTGGCGATCCGGTGAAGGCAGTACGGATTGTCGCCGCCCGGGACTTGCTGAACGTGGCACGCAATGGTTTGGGCAGTGCTCAGACCCACTGGAACGCGGCGATTGCCGAGTACGAGGACGTGCAAAAAAGCCTGGCGGAACGGGCCGAAGCCAACCTCAATCTGGCGATGCTCTATCAGGGCAGCGCACGCACGGCGCAAGTCGAGCCCCTGCTGCGCTCAGCGCTGAAACGTGACCCGGACTTCTACCCGGCGCTCGTAACGCTGGTGCAATGGCTGGAAGCCAATGGCCGCGGGGCGCAGGCGCAAGCGCTGCTGGAGCAGCGCGTCAACGAGCATCCGGACGCCGCACTGTTGTTGCACACCCAGGGCTTGTCGCTGGTCCGTGCTGGTAAAACCGCGCAAGCGATGCCGCTGCTGCACAAAGCCGCCGCACTCGAACCTCAAAGCGCGCAGTACGGCTACGTATTAGCGGTAGCGTTGCATGACCGCGGGCAGATCGATGAGGCGTGCCAAGAGCTCGAAAGGTTGCTGAAAGTGCAGCCGGCCAACCGCAATGCACGCTTGTCGCTGATTCAGTACTACTTGGCAAACGGGCAGGAACCCAAGGCTCAGGTGTTATGGCAGGACTGGAAGAAGATTAACAGCGGCGATCCGGCGCTGAAGTGA